Proteins from a genomic interval of Poecile atricapillus isolate bPoeAtr1 chromosome 1, bPoeAtr1.hap1, whole genome shotgun sequence:
- the FIBIN gene encoding fin bud initiation factor homolog codes for MPLPLRLAWLLGLCSLCRGYFEGPLYPEMSNGSLHHYFVPDGDYEENDDPERCQLLFRVSEQRRCGAAAAAGGGLSLREELTVLGRQVEDAGRVLEGIGRSISYDLDGEESYGAYLRRESAQISDAYSSSDRSLSELEGKFRQGQEQGGREESRLGDSFLGLLLHARALLRETRHVSSGLRDKYDLLALTVRSHGARLSRLKNDYLRA; via the coding sequence ATGCCGCTCCCTCTGCGCCTGGCgtggctgctggggctctgcagcctctgccgCGGCTACTTCGAGGGGCCGCTGTACCCCGAGATGTCCAACGGGAGCCTGCATCACTATTTCGTCCCCGATGGGGACTACGAGGAGAACGACGACCCCGAGCGGTGCCAGCTGCTGTTCCGGGTGAGCGAGCAGCGGCGGtgcggcgcggcggcggcggcgggcggcgggctcAGCCTGCGGGAGGAGCTGACGGTGCTGGGGCGGCAGGTGGAGGACGCGGGCCGGGTGCTGGAAGGCATCGGCAGGAGCATCTCCTACGACCTGGACGGGGAAGAGAGCTACGGTGCCTACCTGCGCCGCGAGTCCGCCCAGATCAGCGACGCTTACTCCAGCTCGGACCGCTCGCTGAGCGAGCTGGAGGGTAAATTCCgtcaggggcaggagcagggcgGCCGGGAGGAGTCGCGTCTGGGCGACAgcttcctggggctgctgctgcacgCCCGCGCCCTGCTCCGAGAGACCCGCCACGTCTCCAGCGGGCTGCGCGACAAGTACGACCTGCTGGCCCTCACCGTCCGCAGCCACGGCGCCCGCCTCAGCCGCCTCAAGAATGATTATCTCCGCGCCTGA